The following proteins are co-located in the Acinetobacter shaoyimingii genome:
- the mscL gene encoding large conductance mechanosensitive channel protein MscL, with protein MSIIQEFKEFAVKGNVMDLAIGVIIGGAFGKIIDSLVKDIIMPLISWILGGDVDYTNWFVVLGDNPGNIQTLKAAQDLGLNVFAYGSFLTVLINFLLLAWVVFLLVKVINRIRKTEPAVEAPAATPEDIELLREIRDELKRRPQ; from the coding sequence ATGAGTATCATTCAAGAGTTTAAAGAATTTGCTGTCAAAGGCAATGTCATGGATTTAGCCATTGGTGTAATCATTGGTGGTGCGTTTGGCAAAATTATTGATTCATTGGTTAAAGATATCATCATGCCATTAATCTCTTGGATTCTGGGTGGCGATGTTGACTATACCAACTGGTTTGTTGTGTTGGGTGATAACCCTGGAAACATTCAAACGTTGAAAGCAGCTCAAGACCTAGGCTTAAATGTATTTGCCTACGGTAGTTTCTTAACAGTACTGATCAACTTCTTGTTACTGGCATGGGTAGTATTTTTACTTGTAAAAGTTATCAACCGTATACGTAAAACAGAACCTGCTGTAGAAGCGCCAGCCGCAACGCCAGAAGATATTGAATTGTTACGTGAAATTCGTGATGAATTAAAACGTCGTCCACAATAA
- the typA gene encoding translational GTPase TypA: MSDIKTLRNIAIIAHVDHGKTTLVDKLLQQSGALGDRAGEIERVMDSGAIESERGITILAKNTAIKWTDARTNTEYRINIVDTPGHADFGGEVERVLSMVDCVLLLVDSQEGPMPQTRFVTQKAFARGLKPIVIINKVDKPSARPDWVIDQVFDLFDNLGGTDEQLDFPVVYASGLRGVAGPSPEELADDMTPLFQTIVDIVEPPAVDVDGPFQMQISSLDYNSFVGVIGVGRIQRGSVKLNTQVTVIDKEGKTRNGRILKIMGYHGLDRVDIEEANAGDIVCVTGIDELHISDTICDPKNVEALPALSVDEPTVTMTFQVNNSPFAGKEGKFVTSRNIRERLDRELIHNVALRVEDTDSPDRFKVSGRGELHLSVLIENMRREGFEMGVSRPQVILKEVDGEKQEPYENVTFDVEEQHQGAVMEQMGHRKGEMTNMEVDGKGRIRIEATVPSRGLIGFRSEFLTMTSGTGIMTSSFSHYGPMKQGTVAKRQNGVLISMVQGTCLGYALFTLQDRGRLFAKPQLEVYEGMIIGINSRSDDMTVNPTKAKQLTNVRASGTDEALTLVPAVEYTLEQALEFIEDDELVEVTPKSIRIRKRWLTENERKRNRSGK; the protein is encoded by the coding sequence ATGTCAGATATTAAAACTCTCCGTAACATCGCCATTATTGCGCACGTCGATCATGGTAAAACCACTCTTGTAGACAAACTTTTGCAGCAATCAGGTGCTCTTGGTGATCGCGCGGGTGAGATCGAGCGTGTCATGGATTCGGGCGCTATCGAATCTGAACGTGGTATTACCATTCTTGCAAAAAACACTGCAATTAAATGGACTGATGCCCGTACAAACACTGAATACCGCATCAACATTGTGGACACCCCAGGACACGCCGACTTCGGTGGTGAAGTTGAACGTGTTCTTTCTATGGTTGACTGTGTATTGCTTCTAGTGGATTCACAAGAAGGTCCAATGCCACAAACTCGTTTCGTAACGCAAAAAGCGTTCGCACGTGGTTTGAAACCAATCGTCATTATCAACAAAGTTGATAAGCCAAGCGCGCGTCCAGATTGGGTCATCGACCAAGTATTCGATTTGTTCGATAACTTAGGTGGTACTGACGAACAGTTAGATTTCCCAGTTGTTTATGCTTCTGGTCTACGTGGTGTTGCTGGTCCTTCTCCAGAAGAACTTGCTGACGATATGACACCATTGTTCCAAACAATTGTAGACATCGTTGAGCCGCCAGCAGTTGACGTTGATGGCCCGTTCCAAATGCAGATCTCATCACTTGACTATAACAGCTTTGTTGGTGTTATCGGTGTAGGTCGTATTCAACGTGGTTCAGTTAAATTGAACACACAAGTAACTGTTATTGATAAAGAAGGTAAGACACGTAACGGTCGTATCTTAAAAATCATGGGTTACCACGGTCTTGATCGCGTGGATATTGAAGAAGCAAATGCAGGTGATATCGTTTGTGTAACAGGTATTGATGAGCTTCATATCTCTGACACCATTTGTGACCCTAAAAACGTTGAAGCATTACCAGCATTATCTGTAGATGAACCTACAGTAACAATGACTTTCCAAGTAAACAACTCACCGTTTGCTGGTAAAGAAGGTAAATTTGTCACTTCACGTAATATCCGTGAACGTTTAGACCGTGAATTGATTCATAACGTTGCTTTACGTGTTGAAGATACTGATTCTCCAGACCGTTTCAAAGTATCTGGTCGTGGTGAACTTCATCTTTCAGTTCTTATTGAAAACATGCGTCGTGAAGGCTTCGAGATGGGTGTTTCTCGTCCGCAAGTAATCTTGAAAGAAGTTGACGGCGAAAAACAAGAGCCATACGAAAACGTTACTTTTGACGTTGAAGAACAGCACCAAGGCGCTGTAATGGAACAAATGGGTCACCGTAAAGGTGAAATGACCAATATGGAAGTTGACGGTAAAGGCCGTATCCGTATTGAAGCAACTGTTCCTTCACGTGGCTTGATTGGTTTCCGTTCTGAATTCTTGACCATGACTTCTGGTACAGGGATCATGACTTCAAGCTTCTCGCATTACGGTCCTATGAAACAAGGTACTGTTGCGAAACGTCAAAACGGTGTATTGATTTCTATGGTTCAAGGTACTTGCTTGGGCTATGCTTTGTTTACACTTCAAGACCGTGGTCGTCTATTTGCTAAACCACAGTTAGAAGTTTACGAAGGTATGATCATTGGTATTAACTCTCGTTCTGATGACATGACAGTTAACCCAACTAAAGCGAAACAGTTAACAAACGTACGTGCTTCTGGTACTGACGAAGCGTTAACTTTAGTTCCTGCTGTAGAATATACTCTTGAACAAGCGCTTGAATTCATTGAAGATGATGAATTAGTTGAAGTAACACCGAAGTCAATCCGTATCCGTAAACGTTGGTTGACTGAAAACGAACGTAAACGTAATCGTTCAGGTAAATAA
- a CDS encoding uracil-xanthine permease family protein, whose product MSDFNTSSEQKDQLDLVYGLNDRPKPFVAFLAAFQHLLAIIVPIVTPGLLICLALGVSKEDTNMILSMSLVISGIATFLQCKKVGPFGAGLLIVQGTSFNFIGPIIGIGSTMVAAGTPVNTVMASIFGVVIAGSFIEMGVSRILPWVKKLITPLVTGIVVLLIGLTLIKEGLISMGGGYQAMSDKTFANADNLMMSCTVLALIILLNRLRVTWIKSSAILIALVVGYALAGVMGHLDFSGLQDSPVVQIPTPMHFGLSFSWSLFIPMVFIYLVTSLEAIGDITATSKISNQPVDGPKWMERIKGGVLVNGANSFLAGLFNTFPSSVFAQNNGVIQLTGVASRYVGIWIAALLVLLGLLPCVSGVIQAVPQAVLGGAVMVMFGAVAASGINILAGIQLDRRALLIIAISLALGLGVAQVPQILEHLPELFRNIFSSGVATGGIAALLLNIILPETKK is encoded by the coding sequence ATGTCTGACTTTAACACTTCTTCCGAGCAAAAAGATCAACTTGATTTGGTTTATGGTTTAAATGATCGACCGAAACCTTTTGTTGCATTTTTAGCTGCTTTTCAACATTTATTGGCCATTATTGTTCCCATTGTTACGCCAGGTTTGTTGATTTGTTTAGCACTCGGTGTCTCAAAAGAAGATACCAACATGATTTTATCCATGTCATTGGTGATTTCAGGTATCGCAACTTTTTTACAATGTAAAAAAGTTGGTCCGTTTGGTGCAGGTTTACTGATTGTGCAAGGCACCAGCTTTAACTTTATTGGACCTATTATTGGTATTGGTTCGACAATGGTTGCTGCAGGGACTCCTGTCAACACCGTTATGGCTTCCATATTTGGGGTCGTGATTGCTGGTTCATTTATTGAGATGGGCGTATCGCGCATTTTACCTTGGGTCAAAAAACTGATTACTCCATTGGTTACAGGTATTGTGGTGTTACTGATCGGTTTAACCTTGATTAAAGAAGGTCTGATCAGTATGGGCGGTGGCTATCAAGCCATGAGTGATAAAACATTTGCCAATGCTGACAATCTAATGATGTCTTGTACTGTATTGGCTTTAATTATTTTATTGAACCGTTTACGTGTCACTTGGATTAAAAGTTCAGCCATTTTGATTGCACTTGTCGTGGGTTATGCGCTTGCTGGCGTTATGGGACACCTTGATTTTTCAGGACTTCAAGATTCACCTGTTGTTCAGATACCAACACCTATGCATTTTGGTCTTAGTTTTTCTTGGAGTTTATTTATTCCAATGGTGTTTATCTACCTTGTGACTTCACTCGAGGCCATTGGTGATATTACTGCAACTTCAAAAATTTCAAACCAACCTGTTGATGGTCCAAAATGGATGGAACGCATTAAGGGTGGTGTTTTGGTCAATGGCGCAAATTCTTTCTTAGCTGGACTTTTTAACACCTTCCCTAGCTCTGTATTTGCCCAAAATAATGGTGTGATTCAACTTACGGGTGTTGCCAGCCGTTATGTGGGTATCTGGATTGCAGCACTTTTGGTCCTTTTAGGTTTATTGCCTTGTGTTTCTGGCGTCATTCAAGCCGTGCCTCAAGCGGTATTAGGTGGTGCAGTGATGGTGATGTTCGGCGCAGTTGCAGCGTCTGGCATTAACATTCTTGCGGGTATTCAACTAGACAGACGTGCCCTTCTTATTATTGCAATTTCACTTGCGCTTGGATTAGGTGTTGCTCAAGTTCCACAAATCTTAGAGCATTTGCCTGAATTATTCCGTAACATCTTTAGTTCTGGTGTGGCGACAGGCGGTATTGCAGCATTGTTATTAAATATTATTCTTCCTGAAACGAAGAAATAA
- a CDS encoding methyltransferase, with product MDPRSEVVIRQHEYLSGRVLLINAPTDDLISHLEQDIESSVWTWNFNEYQYFLSQQANVHFGVTLPEHEFDQVIIFVPKAKELLNYILHNVIHRLSLGASVFLVGEKKGGVERAAKQMQPFGKTTKLDSARHCQMWQLSIEKTVTSKNLADWAQQYTVNTPNGELTICALPGVFSQKNLDVGTAVLLPYLNQVTSGKIADFGCGAGVISAYLAKLNPKNRIFAMDVDAFALESTRMTFAKNQLTPEQLEVKAVTGIEDAPLFLHAIVSNPPFHQGIQTNYNASENLCKNARRHLKSGGELWIVANRFLNYPILIEQNFGQCTTKADQQGFKVLFANTQKKS from the coding sequence ATGGATCCGAGAAGTGAAGTTGTCATTCGACAGCATGAATATCTTTCTGGTCGTGTACTACTGATTAATGCCCCTACAGATGACTTAATCTCTCATCTAGAACAAGACATCGAATCTTCTGTTTGGACATGGAATTTTAACGAATATCAGTATTTTTTAAGCCAACAAGCCAATGTACATTTTGGCGTGACTTTACCTGAACACGAATTTGATCAAGTGATCATTTTTGTGCCAAAAGCAAAAGAACTCTTGAATTATATTCTGCATAATGTGATTCACAGATTATCACTGGGTGCATCTGTGTTCTTGGTGGGAGAAAAGAAAGGTGGTGTTGAACGTGCTGCAAAGCAAATGCAACCTTTTGGTAAAACCACAAAATTAGACAGTGCACGTCACTGTCAAATGTGGCAACTCAGCATTGAAAAAACGGTTACCTCGAAAAATTTGGCAGATTGGGCGCAACAATACACAGTCAATACCCCTAATGGAGAGTTGACCATTTGTGCATTGCCAGGCGTGTTTAGTCAAAAGAATTTGGACGTTGGCACAGCAGTTTTATTGCCATACTTAAACCAAGTAACTTCAGGTAAAATTGCGGACTTCGGCTGTGGAGCCGGTGTGATTAGCGCTTATTTGGCCAAGCTTAATCCGAAAAATCGTATTTTTGCGATGGATGTTGATGCCTTTGCACTTGAATCAACACGTATGACCTTTGCAAAAAATCAACTCACTCCTGAGCAACTCGAAGTAAAAGCAGTCACGGGTATTGAAGATGCCCCACTCTTTTTACATGCCATTGTCAGTAATCCTCCATTCCACCAAGGGATTCAAACAAACTACAATGCCAGTGAAAATTTGTGTAAAAATGCGCGTCGCCACTTAAAGTCAGGTGGTGAACTCTGGATAGTGGCAAATCGCTTCTTAAATTATCCAATTTTAATTGAACAAAACTTTGGTCAGTGTACAACCAAGGCTGATCAACAAGGCTTTAAAGTGTTGTTTGCTAACACTCAGAAGAAATCTTAA
- a CDS encoding amino acid permease, which yields MSETDQSQHLKRKLGARHLNMIAIGGSIGTGLFLASGATIANAGPGGALLAYALIGIMIYFLMTSLGELATHNPTSGAFFTYGTKYVEGGFGFALGWNYWYNWAITVAFELVAVQLIMKFWFPDIPGFYWSAIFLAIIFGINALTVKGFGESEFLFSLVKVIAIIVFIIIGIAMIAKIMMTPGMVTFQNWTHGDAPFVGGFQALIGVAMIAGFSFQGTEMVGVAAGESKDPKKTIPIAIKQIFWRILLFYVVCIFIIGTLVAYDDPRLLQAASSEDIALSPFTLLYEQAGFAFAASLMNAVILTAILSAGNSGMYSSTRMLFDMAREGRAPRWFAKLDKRGVPMHALYATTAVAALCFLTTFIGQQEVFNWLLNMSGMCGFIVWLGIAISHYRFRKGYLAQGYKLEDLAYTAKFFPFAPWFAFILCSVIILGQNYQALLGGKIDWLGLLSTYISIPLFLVIWFGYKWKNKTKIISYKEMDVQPLNLDRE from the coding sequence ATGAGCGAAACAGATCAATCTCAGCATTTGAAGCGAAAGCTCGGTGCTCGCCATCTCAATATGATCGCCATTGGTGGGTCGATTGGTACAGGTTTATTCCTTGCCTCAGGAGCAACCATTGCCAACGCAGGTCCTGGTGGAGCATTACTCGCATACGCTTTGATCGGCATTATGATTTATTTCTTAATGACCAGTTTAGGTGAATTAGCGACCCACAATCCAACATCAGGTGCGTTTTTCACCTATGGTACGAAATACGTTGAAGGCGGATTTGGTTTCGCACTCGGTTGGAATTATTGGTACAACTGGGCCATTACCGTTGCGTTTGAGCTTGTTGCTGTACAATTGATTATGAAATTCTGGTTTCCAGATATTCCTGGTTTCTACTGGAGTGCAATCTTTTTAGCTATCATATTTGGAATCAATGCCTTAACTGTGAAAGGCTTTGGTGAAAGTGAGTTCCTTTTCTCACTGGTTAAAGTGATCGCTATTATTGTATTTATCATTATTGGTATTGCCATGATTGCTAAAATCATGATGACACCAGGTATGGTGACGTTCCAAAACTGGACACATGGTGACGCACCTTTTGTGGGTGGTTTTCAAGCCCTCATTGGCGTAGCAATGATTGCTGGATTCTCCTTCCAAGGTACGGAAATGGTTGGTGTTGCAGCTGGTGAGTCGAAAGATCCGAAAAAGACCATTCCTATTGCGATTAAACAAATTTTCTGGCGTATTTTATTGTTCTATGTGGTGTGTATTTTCATCATTGGGACTTTAGTTGCTTATGATGACCCTCGCCTTTTACAAGCCGCTTCAAGTGAAGATATTGCACTTTCACCATTCACTTTACTTTACGAACAAGCGGGTTTTGCATTTGCTGCAAGCCTAATGAATGCCGTGATTTTGACTGCTATTTTATCTGCAGGTAACTCTGGCATGTATTCATCTACACGTATGCTGTTCGATATGGCACGTGAAGGTCGAGCACCAAGATGGTTTGCCAAACTTGATAAGCGCGGTGTGCCTATGCATGCACTGTATGCAACAACTGCTGTAGCTGCACTTTGCTTTTTAACCACGTTTATTGGACAACAAGAAGTGTTTAACTGGCTTCTAAACATGTCTGGCATGTGTGGATTTATTGTTTGGTTAGGCATTGCGATTTCTCATTATCGCTTCCGTAAAGGTTATCTCGCTCAAGGTTATAAACTTGAAGACCTGGCATATACGGCTAAATTTTTCCCATTTGCACCTTGGTTTGCCTTCATTTTGTGTTCAGTAATTATTTTGGGTCAAAACTACCAAGCATTATTGGGCGGAAAAATTGATTGGCTAGGCTTACTGTCAACTTATATCAGCATCCCTTTGTTCTTGGTCATTTGGTTTGGCTATAAATGGAAGAACAAAACCAAAATCATTTCTTATAAAGAAATGGATGTACAACCTTTAAATCTTGACCGCGAATAA
- a CDS encoding OmpA family protein: protein MSKKLFLTVSLSVLFTGCATQCVIPSPKAEKQSYNKHILNELKNGVNIYFEKGSTQVEPQYLAYLDTVAKSLAQNSSYVLELEGHTDSTGSLAANKKVSLNRANTIRNKLIVEYNVNPNQVKAFGVGPDKPIASNATEEGRAKNRRVSGILKIQ from the coding sequence ATGTCAAAAAAATTATTTTTAACTGTATCACTTAGCGTATTGTTTACAGGTTGTGCAACACAATGTGTCATTCCAAGCCCTAAAGCAGAAAAGCAATCATATAATAAACATATATTGAATGAGCTAAAAAATGGCGTAAACATTTACTTCGAAAAGGGTTCTACTCAAGTTGAACCACAGTATTTAGCTTATTTAGATACTGTGGCTAAATCTTTAGCCCAAAATTCGAGTTATGTGTTGGAGCTTGAAGGTCATACAGATAGTACGGGATCATTAGCGGCCAACAAAAAAGTCTCTTTAAACCGTGCAAATACGATTCGTAATAAACTGATTGTTGAATACAACGTCAATCCAAACCAAGTGAAAGCATTTGGAGTGGGCCCAGACAAACCGATTGCGAGTAATGCAACTGAAGAAGGTCGTGCGAAAAACCGTCGTGTCAGTGGTATTTTAAAAATTCAATAA
- the omp38 gene encoding outer membrane protein Omp38, giving the protein MKLSRIALAMLVATPFAAANAGVTITPLLVGYTFQDTKHNNGADHLTSAPEIQDDLFVGAALGVELTPWLGFEAEYNQVKGDVDGNVGVAPGAEYKQTQINGNFYVTSDLITKNYDSKIKPYVLVGAGHYKYDFDGVAGYKKDEGTLYNGGVGAFWRLNDALSLRTEARATYNQEEDFWNYTALAGLNVVLGGHLKPAAPVVEVEPVAPAPVPAPVEPAPQQLTEDLNMELRVFFDTNKSNIKTQYKPEIAKVAEKLAEYPNATARIEGHTDNTGPRKLNERLSLARANSVKSALVNEYNVDASRLSTQGFAWDQPIADNNTKEGRAMNRRVFATISGSRTVTGQ; this is encoded by the coding sequence ATGAAATTGAGTCGTATTGCACTTGCTATGCTTGTTGCTACACCATTTGCTGCTGCTAACGCGGGCGTTACTATTACTCCGCTTTTAGTTGGTTACACATTCCAAGACACTAAACATAATAATGGCGCTGATCATTTAACATCTGCTCCTGAAATCCAAGATGATTTATTCGTTGGTGCTGCACTAGGTGTAGAATTGACTCCTTGGTTAGGTTTTGAAGCTGAATACAACCAAGTTAAAGGTGATGTTGACGGTAATGTTGGCGTTGCACCAGGTGCTGAATACAAACAAACTCAAATCAACGGTAACTTCTACGTTACTTCTGATTTGATCACTAAAAACTATGACAGCAAAATCAAGCCTTACGTACTAGTAGGTGCTGGTCACTACAAATACGACTTTGATGGTGTTGCTGGTTATAAAAAAGATGAAGGTACTCTATACAACGGTGGTGTAGGTGCATTCTGGCGTTTAAATGATGCATTGTCTCTTCGTACTGAAGCGCGTGCAACGTATAACCAAGAAGAAGATTTCTGGAACTACACAGCTTTAGCTGGTCTTAACGTAGTTCTTGGTGGTCACTTGAAACCTGCTGCTCCAGTTGTTGAAGTTGAACCTGTAGCTCCAGCTCCAGTTCCAGCTCCAGTTGAACCAGCTCCACAGCAATTGACTGAAGATTTGAACATGGAACTTCGTGTGTTCTTTGACACGAACAAATCTAACATCAAAACTCAGTACAAGCCTGAAATCGCTAAAGTTGCTGAAAAGTTAGCTGAATACCCGAATGCGACTGCTCGTATCGAAGGTCACACAGATAACACTGGTCCACGTAAGTTAAACGAACGTTTATCTTTAGCTCGTGCTAACTCTGTTAAATCAGCTCTTGTAAATGAATACAACGTTGATGCATCTCGTTTGTCTACTCAAGGTTTCGCTTGGGATCAACCGATTGCTGACAACAACACTAAAGAAGGTCGTGCTATGAACCGCCGTGTGTTCGCGACAATCTCTGGTAGCCGTACTGTTACAGGTCAATAA
- a CDS encoding GspH/FimT family protein — translation MYPYCKENAFTLFELIAILAILIILISLGIPYFERFQAKQEIAQIYPLIQQQVSLAKNTARMRQAEVVICSSENQQTCGKNQWNKSLIIFIDDNHNKKYEFGETVIRITNNNFKYGELQWRGGVANLQTVTFQSDTGLPRGSQGAFYYCSFKLSGENLYIPISQMGNTRLVKIKKC, via the coding sequence ATGTATCCCTATTGTAAAGAAAATGCGTTTACTCTTTTTGAGCTTATTGCCATCTTGGCTATCCTTATTATCTTGATTAGCCTTGGAATACCTTATTTTGAACGCTTTCAGGCAAAACAAGAAATTGCTCAAATCTATCCCCTAATACAACAACAAGTAAGTTTAGCTAAAAATACAGCACGAATGCGGCAGGCAGAAGTCGTGATATGTAGCTCTGAAAATCAACAAACTTGTGGAAAAAACCAATGGAATAAATCACTTATTATTTTTATTGATGATAATCATAATAAGAAATATGAATTTGGAGAAACTGTGATACGCATCACAAATAACAACTTCAAGTATGGTGAATTACAGTGGCGTGGTGGTGTTGCAAATTTACAAACTGTAACATTTCAGTCCGATACTGGACTTCCAAGAGGCTCTCAAGGCGCTTTTTATTATTGTAGTTTTAAACTTTCTGGTGAAAATCTCTATATCCCTATCAGTCAAATGGGAAATACCCGACTGGTCAAAATCAAAAAATGTTGA
- a CDS encoding thiolase family protein, translating into MTDIVIVNGARTAMGGFQGSLSSVTAPELGAVTIKEAIARAGLQPTDVEEVIMGCVLPAGLKQGPARQAMRQAGLPDSTGAVTINKLCGSGMKAVMQAADMIKAGSANIVVAGGMESMSNAPYVLTKARSGYRMGHGDIKDHMFLDGLEDAETGRLMGSFAQDMANTKGYTREQMDEFAIRSLKRAQTAINEGYFADEIAPVTVKSRKGDVVVDKDEQPFNANIEKIPTLRPAFAKDGTITAANASSISDGASALVLTSADNASAKGLKPLAKIVAYASNSQHPSEFTIAPVGAIQKVLDKTGWNVSDVDLWEINEAFAMVTMCPIDEFKLDAEKVNINGGACALGHPVGSTGSRIILTLIHALKRTGGKRGIAALCIGGGEATAVAIELL; encoded by the coding sequence ATGACTGACATCGTAATTGTCAATGGTGCACGTACAGCCATGGGTGGCTTTCAAGGAAGTCTATCGAGCGTCACTGCTCCTGAATTAGGCGCTGTAACCATTAAAGAAGCGATCGCTCGCGCAGGCCTACAACCAACTGATGTCGAAGAAGTCATTATGGGCTGTGTACTTCCAGCGGGTCTAAAACAAGGGCCTGCCCGTCAAGCAATGCGCCAAGCAGGATTACCTGATTCTACAGGTGCTGTCACCATCAATAAACTATGTGGTTCAGGTATGAAAGCTGTGATGCAAGCAGCAGACATGATTAAAGCTGGTTCCGCAAATATTGTGGTGGCTGGTGGTATGGAATCCATGAGTAATGCACCATATGTATTGACCAAAGCACGATCTGGATACCGTATGGGACATGGCGATATTAAAGATCATATGTTCTTAGATGGTCTGGAAGATGCTGAAACAGGTCGCTTAATGGGTTCATTTGCTCAAGATATGGCAAATACCAAAGGCTATACCCGTGAACAAATGGATGAATTTGCGATTCGCTCACTCAAACGTGCACAAACGGCCATTAACGAAGGTTATTTTGCAGATGAAATCGCACCTGTGACGGTGAAATCACGTAAAGGTGATGTGGTCGTTGATAAAGACGAACAACCATTCAATGCCAATATTGAAAAAATCCCAACTTTACGTCCTGCTTTTGCAAAAGATGGAACGATTACAGCTGCAAATGCCAGCTCAATCTCGGATGGTGCATCTGCATTAGTATTAACATCAGCAGATAATGCATCTGCGAAAGGCTTAAAACCTTTGGCTAAAATTGTCGCTTATGCATCGAATTCACAACACCCTTCAGAATTTACCATCGCTCCTGTCGGTGCAATTCAAAAAGTATTAGACAAAACAGGTTGGAATGTTTCTGATGTTGATCTATGGGAAATCAATGAAGCGTTTGCCATGGTGACCATGTGTCCAATTGATGAGTTCAAACTTGATGCAGAAAAAGTGAATATCAATGGCGGTGCTTGTGCCTTGGGTCATCCTGTTGGATCGACAGGTTCTCGTATCATCCTCACGTTGATTCATGCGTTAAAACGTACAGGCGGTAAACGCGGTATCGCAGCACTTTGTATTGGTGGTGGTGAAGCAACTGCTGTAGCAATTGAACTGTTATAA